CCGCCGTGCACCAGGTTCGGCAACGGCGAGCCGTGTCCGGTGGACGAACGCGCGTCGTCGCGGTCGAGCAGCAGCATCCGACCGTTGAACGGAGCGATGCGGGTGGCGAGCTCGACGGCCTGCGCCGGGTCATGCGTCGCGATGCTCGTGACCAGTGACCCGCCACCGCGGGCGACGAGCGCGGCAGCCTCGGCGGTGGTGCGGTACGTCAGCAGTGATGAGACCGGTCCGAACGCCTCGACGTCGTGCACGGCATCCGCCTGCGCGTCGTCGAAGCGCAGCAGCACGGGCGAGACGAACGCGCCGTCGGGCGCCGCGCCGGTCGAGCCGTCGGCGTGACGCACGTCGGGGGCGTCCGTGGATCCGACCACGACCTGCCCGCCGGCATCCTGCAGCTTCTGCACCTGCCGCAGCACCTCGTCGCGCTGGGCGGTCGAGGCGAGCGGCCCCATCGTGACACCCTCGGCGCGCGGGTCGCCCAGCACCGTCTTCTCGGCGATGCGGGCGCGGACGGCGTCGATCACGTCGTCGGCGGCATCCGCGGGGACGATCGCCCGGCGGATGGCGGTGCACTTCTGGCCGGCCTTCGTCGTCATCTCCACGACGAGCTGGCGCACGTAGGCATCGAATTCGGGGGTGCCGGCGACGGCATCCGTTCCCAGCACCGAGGCGTTGATCGAGTCGGTCTCGGCGGTGAAGCGCACCCCGCCGGTCTGCACAGCCGGATGCTGCCGCAGGCTCTCGGCGGTCGACGCGCTGCCGGTGAACCCGACCAGGTCGCCCAGCCGCAGGTGCTCGAACAGGCCGGGCACGCTTCCGCTGATCAGCTGCAGCGACCCCGCGGGAAGCAGCCCGGAGTCGACGAGTATGCGCACCATCGCCTCGGCGAGATAGCCGGTCGGGGTGGCCGGCTTGACGACGGTCGGCATGCCGGCGAGGAAGGCGGGTGCGAACTTCTCGAGCGAGCCCCAGACCGGGAAGTTGAAGGCGTTGATCTGCACGGCCACACCGGGGAGCGTCGTGTACACGTGCCGTCCCAGGAACGAGCCGTCCTTCGACAGCGGCTCGACCGGGCCGTCGACGTGCACGGTGCTGTTGGGCAGCTCGCGGCGCCCCTTGCCGGAGTACGAGAACAGTACGCCGATGCCGCCGTCGATGTCGACCCACGAGTCGGTCTTCGTCGCGCCGGTGCGCGCGGACAGTGCGTACAGCTCGTCCTTGCGCTCGGTCAGCGCGAGCGCGAACTGCTTGAGCAGCACGGCGCGCTGGTGAAAGGTGAGGGCGGCCAGGCTCGCGTGCCCGACGGTGCGCGCGTACTCGAGCGCACCGGCGAGGTCGAGACCCTCCGTCGACACGCGCGTGACCACCTCACCGGTGGAGGCGTCGCGCACCTCGGTTCCCTTCGACGGGCTCAGGGGCCCAGAGGCGCCGGCTACCGCGCCCGGCTCGGCAACCCGGTCCTGCGCCGGCGTCCACCATGCGCCCTGCACGTAGCTCGGCAGATATCCGGTCATCTCTCCTCGTTCCATACGTAGAATCCCTCGCCGCTCTTGCGGCCCAGCTTCCCCTCGGCCACCATCCGCCGCAAGAGCTCCGGCGGCTCGAACCGCGGACCCAGCTCGCGGGCGAGCTCCTCCGCGATCCCCAGCCGCACATCGAGGCCGACGACATCGGTGGTGCGCAGCGGCCCCATCGGGTGCCGGTAACCGAGCTCCATCGCGGCGTCGATATCGGCGGCATCCGCGACGTTCTCCTCGAGCATCCGGATGGCCTCCAGCGCCAGCATCACCCCGAGCCGGCTCGATGCGAAACCGGGGGAGTCGCGCACCACCACGGGTGTCTTGCGCAGCGTGGTCACCCATTCGCGGGCGGACGCGACGACATCGCGGCCGGTGCGGTCGCCGACGACGATCTCGACCAGCTTCGATGCGGGCACCGGGTTGAAGAAGTGCAGCCCGATGAGCCGGTCGGGGCGGGAGAGGGATGCCGCCAGTGCGTCGATCGAGATCGACGAGGTGTTGGTGGCCAGCACGGCATCCGCCGCGACGACGTCCTCGATCCGTGCCAGGGCCCCGGCTTTGAGGTCGCGATCCTCGGGCACGGCCTCGACGACGAGCGATGCGACGGCGAACGCGTCGAAATCGACGCCGACGGAGAGGGATGCCGTGGCGTGATCGGCATCCGCGAGGTCACCGCGCTGCACCGAGGCGGCGATGCTCGCCAGCACGCGCTCGCGTGCCGCGGCCGCCGACTGCTCATCCCGCTCGACCAGGCGCACGCGCGCGCCGGCGAGCAGGAAGGCGTGCGCGATGCCGGCGCCCATACGGCCGCCGCCGAGCAGCCCGACGGTTCCGGGAACGGTCATGGCGTCTTCACCTCGCCGGCACGCGCGCGGTCCGCGCGGCGCTCGAGGAAGGCGGTCATGCGGCGGTGCTTCTCGTCGCTCTCGAACAGCTCGGCCTGCACCTCGAGCTCGATGCCGGGATGCTGGTCGGCGGGGGCGAGCAGCACGAGCTTGGTCAGCGCTGTGGCCCGGGGACCGTTGGCGCAGATGCGATCGGTCAGCGCATGCGCCGCCGCCATAAGGTCGCCGGGTTCGTGCAGCGCGGAGAGCAGGCCCCAGGCCAGTGCCTCCTCGCCGTCGATGATGCGGCCGGTGAGCAGCAGTTCGCTCGCGCGCGCATGGCCGATGATCTCGGGCAGCCGCCAGGTCGCTCCCGCGGCGGCGATGATGCCCAGCCCGGTCTCGGGGTTGCCGAAGCGCACCCGGGGCGTGCCGATGCGGATGTCCGCGGCGTAGGCGAGTTCGGCGCCGCCGCCCAGCGCGTAGCCGTCGACGGCGGCGATGACGGGCATCGGCAGGGCGCGGATGCGGCGGAACGCCGTCGTGTTGACGCCGCGCCTGGCATCGGCCGCGTCACGGTCGCGCAGCTGCCCGATGTCGGCGCCCGACGCGAAGACCCCGTCGGAGCCGGTGAGGATCAGCACACGCGGGTTCTCTTCGAGCTCCTCGCACAGCGCGTGCAGCTCGTCGATCACGGCCTGGTCGATGGCGTTGCGCACCTCCGGCCGGTTCAGGGCGGCGACGACGCGATCGTCGCGTCGCTCGATCTGCAGCATCTCAGCCATCGATCCGCTCCACGATCATCGCCGTGCCCTGGCCGACGCCCACGCACATGGTCGCCAGGCCGTAGCGGGCGCCGGAGTCCTCGAGACGGCGCAGCAGCGTGACCACCAGCCGGGATCCGCTGGAGCCCAGCGGATGCCCCAGCGCGATCGCACCGCCGTCGGTGTTGACGATCTCAGGGTCGAGCCCGAGGCGGCGGATGCTGGCGAGCGACTGCGTCGCGAACGCCTCGTTCAGTTCGACGGCGCCGAGATCGTCGACGGTGAGCCCGGCACGGCGCAGCGCCTTCTCGGTCGCGGGAACCGGCCCCAGGCCCATGATCTCGGGTGCCAGCGCGGCGCTCGCGGACGCGACGATGCGGGCGCGGGCGCGCAGGCCGTGCCGCTGCACGGCATCCGCGCTCGCCACGACGATGGCCGAGGCGCCGTCGTTGAGCGAGCTGGCGTTGCCTGCGGTGACGACGTGCCCGCCGGCGACGACGGGACGCAGCTTCGCCAGCGCCTCCGGCGACGTCTCCCGGCGCGGGCCCTCATCCACCTCGACCACGCCGCGCGGCGTCTGGACCGCGACGATCTCGCGCGCCAGCCGCCCGGCGTCGATCGCGGCCAGGGCGCGCTGATGGCTGAGCAGGGCGAAGGCATCGGCATCCTCGCGGCTGATCCCGTCGACGCGGGCGACCTCCTCAGCGGTCTCGGGCATCGAGAAGGTGGCCTTGTCGCGGGCGAGCAGTCGTGGATTCGCGAACCGCCAGCCGATCGACGTGTCGTACGCCGCGCCCGGTTTCGCCCACGCCCGCTCGGGCTTGGCCTGCACCCAGGGTGCCCGGGTCATCGACTCGACACCGCCCGCGACGATCACCTCCGCGTCGCCTGAGCGGATCGCCTGCGACGCCATCGCGATCGCCGACATGCCCGAGGCGCACAGCCGGTTCACGGTGATGCCGGGCAGGGTGTCGGGCAGTCCCGCCAGCAGCACGGCCATGCGTGCGACGTTGCGGTTGTCCTCGCCTGCCTGGTTGGCAGCGCCCAGGATGACCTCGTCGATCGCCTCGTGCGGCACACCCGACCTGGCGACCGTCTCACCGACGACGAGCGCCGCCAGGTCGTCGGGACGTACGCCGGCCAGCGCACCGCCGTAGCGGCTGACGGGGGTGCGGATGCCGTCGACGAGATACGCCTCCGCCATGGTCAGACCCTCCCGTAGGCGCGCAGCGGATGCTCGATGAGCTCGACCACGCGGCGCAGGAACCCGGAGGCGTAGCCGCCGTCGCACACCCGGTGGTCGAACACCAGCGAGAGCTGGGCGATCCGGCGGACCACGATCGCCCCGTCGACCACCCAGGGACGCTCGATCATCCGGCCGATACCGAGGATCGCCACGTCGGGATGATTGATGATCGCGGCCGATCCGTCGACCCCGAAGCCGCCGTAGTTGTTCAGCGTGAACGTCGATCCGCGCAGCCGCTCGGGCGGCATGGATCCGGCGCGTGCGGTCTCGGCCAGTTCGCGCAGCGCGGCATCCAGCTGCTCGACGGTGAGCTCGTGGGCGCGCGGGACGACGGGCACGAGCAACCCGCGCGCGGTGTCGGCGGCGATGCCGAGGTTCACGCCCTCGAACGAGATGATCTCCTCGCCGTCCTCGCTGAGGCGTGAGGCGAGCAGCGGGTAGTCGGCGAGGGCCAGCAGTGCGAAGCGGGCCACGAGCGCGGTCAGCGACGGCGCCTTCGCGCCCTCGGTGGCCATGTCGGCACGCAGCTCCCACAGTCGGGTGGCGTCCACATCGACCCACACGGTCGCCTCGGGGATCTCGGAACGGCTGCGGCTGAGCTTGGCGCTGACGGCCTTGCGCAGCGGCCCCATCCGCTCCCGCGAGCGCACGGCGAGCCCGTCGATCGCACCCGCGTGCGGCGTTGCCGACGAGCCGGTCGATACGGCGACGCCGTCCACCGCGCTGTCGACGGCCGCACGCAGCACGTCACCGCGGGTGATCGCCCCATCGGGGCCGGTCGCGACGACCGTGCGCACATCGACGCCGAGGTCGCGGGCGAGGCGGCGCACGAGAGGGGAGCGCACCGCGACCGGGCGGGACGACGGGCCATCCGATCGCTCGGCCGGCGCCGCGGCGCCGGGCGCCGGGGCGCCGGGCGCCGGGGCGTGTTCCTGGGGAGCATCGACGGCCGGCGCGGATGCCGTCGTCGCGGTGGAGGTGGATGGCGCAGGGGAGGCGGATGCCTTCGCCGCAACGGGGACGGCTGCCGACGCAACGGAGGCGGGTGCCGCCGCGCGTGCACGGCGCCGGCCGGAGCCGGCGCGTTCGCTGGTGCCGTAGCCGATCAGTACGTTCCCCGACCCTGCGCGCTCCTCGGAGCGGTAGGCGTCCTTCTCGGTCGTGCCGGAGCTTCTCGCGCGAACGGCATCCCTGCTCGCGACGGCATCCGCGCTCGCCGCAGCATCCGGGTCGCCGACGGCATCCGCTGTCCGCGGCGCCGGGGCGCCGTCGACCTCGAGGACGGGTGCTCCGACCAGGATCGTGTCGCCAGGGGCGCCGTGCAGCGCCGTGATCACTCCCGAGAACGGCGAGGGCAGTTCGACGATGCTCTTCGCGGTCTCGACCTCGGCGACGGCCTGGTCGGTCGCGATGGTGTCGCCGACCGCGACGAGCCACTGCACGAGACCTGCCTCGGTGAGCCCCTCGCCGAGATCGGGCAGACGGAAGACGCGAGCGGTCGCGGTCGTCATCGTGCAGCCCCCTCGGCGGGCTCGTCGTCCCAGTGCAGCGAGTCGATGGCATCGAGGATGCGATCGGCATCCGGCAGGTACCAGTGCTCGAGCTTCGGGGGAGCGAAGGGCGTGTCGAATCCGGTGACCCGGCGCACGGGCGCCTCGAGGTACTCGAAGCAGCGCTCGAAGACCCGGGCCTGGATCTCGCCGGCCACGCTCACGTATCCGGGTGCCTCGGCCACCACCACTGCTCGTCCGGTGCCGCGGACGGCGGCGGTCACCGTCGCGTCGTCGAACGGCGAGAGGCTGCGCACATCGATCACCTGCACGCTGCGGCCCTCGGATGCGGCGATCTCGGCCGCCTCCAGGGCGACGGGCACCATGGCCGCGTACGCGAGCACGGTGACGTCGGTTCCCTCGCGGACGACACGCGCGGTGCCCAGATCGGCGGTGATGGAGGTGTCGACCTCGCCCTTGGACCAGTACAGCTTCTTCGGCTCGAGGAACACGACCGGGTCGGGCGAGGCGATCGCCGCCCGCAGCAGCGAATACGCATCCTGCGGGGTCGACGGCGCGACCACGGTCAGCCCGGGAGTGTGCGCGTAGTACGCCTCGGACGAGTCGCAGTGATGCTCCACCCCGCCGATGCCGCCGCCGAACGGGATGCGGATGACGATCGGCATCCGCACGCCGCCGCGGGTGCGGTTGCCGAGCTTGGCGACGTGGCTGACGACCTGCTCGAACGCGGGCAGCGCGAACGCGTCGAACTGCATCTCGACCACCGGGCGCATGCCGTTCATGGCCATGCCCACGGCGGTGCCGATGATGCCGGACTCGGCCAGCGGGGTGTCGAAGCAGCGGTCCTCGCCGAACCGCTCCGCGAGTCCGTCGGTGATGCGGAACACGCCGCCGAGCGCCCCGACGTCCTCCCCGAAGACGACCACACCGGGGTCCTCCTGGATGGCGTCGGCGAGGGCACGGTTCAGCGCGGCGGCCATGGTCATGGTGCCCACCACGTGGCGGTTGGTGTCGATGTTGATGTCGTCGTGTGCGATCGTCATCGGTGGCCTCCGGCGTCGGTGAGGGATGAGCGCTCGATCTCGCCACGCAGCAGCTGCCATTGCTCCTCGAGCTGCGTCGAGCGGTCGGCGGTGACGAAGCGGAACAGGTCTTCGGGGTCGAGGTCGGCATCCGTGTTGAGCGCGTCGCGCAGTGCGGATGCGATGCTCTCCGCGCCGGCGGCGAGGCGCTCTTCTGCCGCGTCGTCGAGCAGGCCGCGTGAGAGCAAGTGAGCTCGCATGCGGCTGAGCGGATCGCGCGCGACCCACGCCTTCACCTCGTCGCGCTCGCGGTAGCGGGTGTCGTCGTCGGCGTTGGTGTGCGCCTGCATCCGGTAGGTGTGCGCCTCGATGAGGGAGGGGCCGCCGCCGGAGCGGGCGCGCTCGACGGCCTCACCGAGCACCGCGAGCACGGCGGCGACGTCGTTGCCGTCGACCCGCTGCCCGGGCATGCCGTACCCGATCGCCTTGTGCGCCAGCGACGGCGCCGCGGTCTGCCGCGACAGCGGCACCGAGATCGCGAACTCGTTGTTCTGCACGAAGAAGACCACCGGCACGTGGAAGACCGCCGCGAAGTTCATCGCCTCGTGGAAGTCCCCCTCGCTGGTCGCGCCATCGCCGCACAGCGCGAGCACGACCGTGTCCTCACCGCGGTGCTTCGCGGCCTGCGCGAATCCGACTGCGTGCAGCAGCTGCGTGGCCAGGGGCGTGGCCTGCGGGGCGACGCGGTGCTCGGCTGGGTCGTAGCCGGAGTGCCAGTCGCCCTTCAGCAGCACCATGGCATCGGCCGGGCTCACGCCGCATCCGATCACGGCGACGGAATCACGGTAGGTCGGGAACAGCCAGTCGTGCTCACCGAGCACGAGCGAGGCTCCCACCTGGCACGCCTCCTGTCCGTGCGAGGACGGGTAGACGGCCAGGCGTCCCTGACGCACCAGTGCGTACGCCTGGTCGTTGATGCGGCGTCCCTCGACGAGGCCGCGGTATGCGCGCAGCAGGGTGTCGTCGTCCGGCATCGCGTAGCGCTCGTCGGCGACGGCCGCACCGTGCTCGTCGATGAGTGCGACGGGTGTGTCGCGGGGGAGCAGGTCATCATGCTGCATCGGTTCGCCCTCCTTGCCGAACGTGGTGTGGCCAGTCTGGCCCTCGCGTGTCAATCGTCCAATCAACCTCAGAAAGATCTGGATGATTGGCGATAGTCTCGGTCTTCAGGAAGCGAACTGTCAGAGCCCGCTGACGGAACGACGCCGAGGACGAAGGGGTTCATATGACGCTGCTGGATGCCACCGACCGTGCGATCCTCGACCAGCTGCGCCGCGATGCGCGCACCTCGATGACGGCCATCGCGGATGCCGTGCACATCTCGCGCGCCGGTGCCCACGCCCGCATCAAGCGGCTCACGGATGCGGGGGTCATCACCGGGTACACGGTGCGCACCGACCCGGTGCAGCTCGGGCACCACGCCTCGGCCTACGTCATGCTCGCCATCGAGCAGGCCACCTGGCAGGACGTGCAGGCTCGGCTGCGGGCGATTCCCGAGGTTGAGCACATGGCACTGGTGGGCGGGGACTTCGACGTCATCCTGCTCGTGCGTGCCAGCGACGCGCGCGACCTGCGGCGCATCGTGCTGGAGGACATCCAGGCGATTCCGTCGATCCGCTCGACCCGCACCACGCTGATCTTCGAGGACTTCACGCGCGAGTGAGCCGCGGCATCCGGTGACAGCATCCGGATGCCGCGGCCGCAGGCTCTCCCCGCGGTCAGGCTGACTGGCGCGGGGCGCGCAGCAGCGCGACGCCGGCGACGAGCCCGGCCAGGGCGATGATCGCGGCGCCGGTGAACGCGGCGCCGTATCCCGCCTCGGCGCCCGCGGAGGCCGCGATCGGCGCGGAGATCGCCGCCAGCGCGGCCAGGCCCAGCGCCGAGCCGATCTGGTAGCTGGTGTTCACCAGTCCCGACGCCACGCCGGCGTCGGCCGGGGGAGCGCTGGCGATCGCGGTGCTCAGCGAGGGCACGAAGGCCAGCGCCATGCCCGCCGCGGCGACCAGCGAGGCGGGGAGCACGTGGCCCGCGTAACCGCCATCTGCGGGTGCGAGCGCCAGCCATCCGATGCCGGCGGCGAGGGCTGCGAAGCCGCCGATGAGCATCGCGCGGGTGCCGAAGCGCGCAGCCAGGCGCGGGGCGACCAGCGTCATACCGAGCACGATCAGCAGGGTCATCGGGATCAGTGCCGCACCGGCCGCGAACGCGGTCGCGCCGAGCACGTTCTGCAGGTGCAGGTTCAGGAAGAACCACATCGGGATCCAGGCGGCGCCGAGGAGCAGCTGGGCGACGTTGGCACCGGCTAGCTGGGGCAGGCGCAGCATGCGCGGTCGCAGCAGCGGCTCGGCGGCCCGCGCCTGCCGCACTCCGAAGCCGATCAGCAGCAGGATGCCGGCGCCGATCGCCACGAGAGTCGTGGTGCTCGCCCATCCGGTCTCGGGCGCCTGCACGACACCGAAGACGGTGGCGGCGAGTCCGAGCGTGCCGGTCACGGCGCCGAGGACGTCGACGCGGCCGGCGCTGCGCGCTCCGGCCGGGAATGCGGCGGGCGTGAGCAGCAGGATGGCGAGTGCGATCGGGACGGTGACGTAGAACACCCACGGCCAGCCGAGGTACTCGGTGAGCACGCCGCCGAGGAACACACCCGCGGTGCCGCCGATCGGTGCCGCGGCGCCGTATACGGCGAACGCACGCGGCAGCTGCGGCGTGCCGCCGAAGACGGCCATCAGCAGACTGAGGGCGGCGGGGGCGATGAGTGCGGCTCCTGCGCCCTGCACGGCGCGAGCGGTGATCTCGATCCACGGTGCGGTGGCCACTCCGGCGCCGATCGAGCCGATGAGCAGCACGGCCCATCCCAGTGCGAACATGCGGCGTGCGCCGAGCAGGTCGGCGAGACGGCCGCCGAGCAGCAGCAGCCCGCCGAAGGCGATCACATAGGCGTTGAAGATCCAGGTGAGCGTGTCGGGTGTGAAGCCGACGTCCCTCTGGATGTCGGGCAGGGCGACCCCGATGATCGAGGTGTCCATGATGACGACGAACTGCGCGGCCGCGATCAGCGTGAGAGCGAGGCCCTTGCGTGATCGAGCCGTCGTCGCCGCGGCTGGCATGGTCTGAGTGGACACGGTGAGTCCCTTCGTGGGTGCGGATGCCGTGAATCGGCATCCATCAATGGGACCCAACGGGTATACCCCAGGGGGGTATTCCCGATTCGAGTTGTTTGCGACGCGGCGTGCGGTCGGTGGCGCAACGTGGGAGCGGGCCCGAGTCCGGCACCAAGGGGGCGGCGGTCAGCCGGAGGTCAGGGCAGAACGATCTCGATGCCGTCGTCGAACACCGAGATGCTCACCTGCGTGAGGTCGTCGACGACGTGAGTCGCGCCGTGGGCTGCGGCGTGGG
This is a stretch of genomic DNA from Microbacterium sp. YJN-G. It encodes these proteins:
- the paaZ gene encoding phenylacetic acid degradation bifunctional protein PaaZ; this translates as MTGYLPSYVQGAWWTPAQDRVAEPGAVAGASGPLSPSKGTEVRDASTGEVVTRVSTEGLDLAGALEYARTVGHASLAALTFHQRAVLLKQFALALTERKDELYALSARTGATKTDSWVDIDGGIGVLFSYSGKGRRELPNSTVHVDGPVEPLSKDGSFLGRHVYTTLPGVAVQINAFNFPVWGSLEKFAPAFLAGMPTVVKPATPTGYLAEAMVRILVDSGLLPAGSLQLISGSVPGLFEHLRLGDLVGFTGSASTAESLRQHPAVQTGGVRFTAETDSINASVLGTDAVAGTPEFDAYVRQLVVEMTTKAGQKCTAIRRAIVPADAADDVIDAVRARIAEKTVLGDPRAEGVTMGPLASTAQRDEVLRQVQKLQDAGGQVVVGSTDAPDVRHADGSTGAAPDGAFVSPVLLRFDDAQADAVHDVEAFGPVSSLLTYRTTAEAAALVARGGGSLVTSIATHDPAQAVELATRIAPFNGRMLLLDRDDARSSTGHGSPLPNLVHGGPGRAGGGEELGGIRAVLHHMQRTAVQGSPEMLTALTGVWHAGAATNSDGRHPFRKSLAELRLGDQVVSASREVTLDDIETFAHFTGDTFYAHMDEESAAANPFFPGRVAHGYLLVSWAAGLFVDPEPGPVLANYGLENLRFITPVSPGDSIRVELTAKQITPRETDEYGEVRWDAVIRNQDDETVATYDVLTLVSKEPTGEEPGAGAAQSGATQAGAYQSGATVPV
- a CDS encoding 3-hydroxyacyl-CoA dehydrogenase family protein; this encodes MTVPGTVGLLGGGRMGAGIAHAFLLAGARVRLVERDEQSAAAARERVLASIAASVQRGDLADADHATASLSVGVDFDAFAVASLVVEAVPEDRDLKAGALARIEDVVAADAVLATNTSSISIDALAASLSRPDRLIGLHFFNPVPASKLVEIVVGDRTGRDVVASAREWVTTLRKTPVVVRDSPGFASSRLGVMLALEAIRMLEENVADAADIDAAMELGYRHPMGPLRTTDVVGLDVRLGIAEELARELGPRFEPPELLRRMVAEGKLGRKSGEGFYVWNEER
- a CDS encoding enoyl-CoA hydratase/isomerase family protein; its protein translation is MAEMLQIERRDDRVVAALNRPEVRNAIDQAVIDELHALCEELEENPRVLILTGSDGVFASGADIGQLRDRDAADARRGVNTTAFRRIRALPMPVIAAVDGYALGGGAELAYAADIRIGTPRVRFGNPETGLGIIAAAGATWRLPEIIGHARASELLLTGRIIDGEEALAWGLLSALHEPGDLMAAAHALTDRICANGPRATALTKLVLLAPADQHPGIELEVQAELFESDEKHRRMTAFLERRADRARAGEVKTP
- a CDS encoding thiolase family protein, whose translation is MAEAYLVDGIRTPVSRYGGALAGVRPDDLAALVVGETVARSGVPHEAIDEVILGAANQAGEDNRNVARMAVLLAGLPDTLPGITVNRLCASGMSAIAMASQAIRSGDAEVIVAGGVESMTRAPWVQAKPERAWAKPGAAYDTSIGWRFANPRLLARDKATFSMPETAEEVARVDGISREDADAFALLSHQRALAAIDAGRLAREIVAVQTPRGVVEVDEGPRRETSPEALAKLRPVVAGGHVVTAGNASSLNDGASAIVVASADAVQRHGLRARARIVASASAALAPEIMGLGPVPATEKALRRAGLTVDDLGAVELNEAFATQSLASIRRLGLDPEIVNTDGGAIALGHPLGSSGSRLVVTLLRRLEDSGARYGLATMCVGVGQGTAMIVERIDG
- a CDS encoding dihydrolipoamide acetyltransferase family protein, which produces MTTATARVFRLPDLGEGLTEAGLVQWLVAVGDTIATDQAVAEVETAKSIVELPSPFSGVITALHGAPGDTILVGAPVLEVDGAPAPRTADAVGDPDAAASADAVASRDAVRARSSGTTEKDAYRSEERAGSGNVLIGYGTSERAGSGRRRARAAAPASVASAAVPVAAKASASPAPSTSTATTASAPAVDAPQEHAPAPGAPAPGAAAPAERSDGPSSRPVAVRSPLVRRLARDLGVDVRTVVATGPDGAITRGDVLRAAVDSAVDGVAVSTGSSATPHAGAIDGLAVRSRERMGPLRKAVSAKLSRSRSEIPEATVWVDVDATRLWELRADMATEGAKAPSLTALVARFALLALADYPLLASRLSEDGEEIISFEGVNLGIAADTARGLLVPVVPRAHELTVEQLDAALRELAETARAGSMPPERLRGSTFTLNNYGGFGVDGSAAIINHPDVAILGIGRMIERPWVVDGAIVVRRIAQLSLVFDHRVCDGGYASGFLRRVVELIEHPLRAYGRV
- a CDS encoding alpha-ketoacid dehydrogenase subunit beta; this encodes MTIAHDDINIDTNRHVVGTMTMAAALNRALADAIQEDPGVVVFGEDVGALGGVFRITDGLAERFGEDRCFDTPLAESGIIGTAVGMAMNGMRPVVEMQFDAFALPAFEQVVSHVAKLGNRTRGGVRMPIVIRIPFGGGIGGVEHHCDSSEAYYAHTPGLTVVAPSTPQDAYSLLRAAIASPDPVVFLEPKKLYWSKGEVDTSITADLGTARVVREGTDVTVLAYAAMVPVALEAAEIAASEGRSVQVIDVRSLSPFDDATVTAAVRGTGRAVVVAEAPGYVSVAGEIQARVFERCFEYLEAPVRRVTGFDTPFAPPKLEHWYLPDADRILDAIDSLHWDDEPAEGAAR
- the pdhA gene encoding pyruvate dehydrogenase (acetyl-transferring) E1 component subunit alpha translates to MQHDDLLPRDTPVALIDEHGAAVADERYAMPDDDTLLRAYRGLVEGRRINDQAYALVRQGRLAVYPSSHGQEACQVGASLVLGEHDWLFPTYRDSVAVIGCGVSPADAMVLLKGDWHSGYDPAEHRVAPQATPLATQLLHAVGFAQAAKHRGEDTVVLALCGDGATSEGDFHEAMNFAAVFHVPVVFFVQNNEFAISVPLSRQTAAPSLAHKAIGYGMPGQRVDGNDVAAVLAVLGEAVERARSGGGPSLIEAHTYRMQAHTNADDDTRYRERDEVKAWVARDPLSRMRAHLLSRGLLDDAAEERLAAGAESIASALRDALNTDADLDPEDLFRFVTADRSTQLEEQWQLLRGEIERSSLTDAGGHR
- a CDS encoding Lrp/AsnC family transcriptional regulator, with the protein product MTLLDATDRAILDQLRRDARTSMTAIADAVHISRAGAHARIKRLTDAGVITGYTVRTDPVQLGHHASAYVMLAIEQATWQDVQARLRAIPEVEHMALVGGDFDVILLVRASDARDLRRIVLEDIQAIPSIRSTRTTLIFEDFTRE
- a CDS encoding MFS transporter codes for the protein MSTQTMPAAATTARSRKGLALTLIAAAQFVVIMDTSIIGVALPDIQRDVGFTPDTLTWIFNAYVIAFGGLLLLGGRLADLLGARRMFALGWAVLLIGSIGAGVATAPWIEITARAVQGAGAALIAPAALSLLMAVFGGTPQLPRAFAVYGAAAPIGGTAGVFLGGVLTEYLGWPWVFYVTVPIALAILLLTPAAFPAGARSAGRVDVLGAVTGTLGLAATVFGVVQAPETGWASTTTLVAIGAGILLLIGFGVRQARAAEPLLRPRMLRLPQLAGANVAQLLLGAAWIPMWFFLNLHLQNVLGATAFAAGAALIPMTLLIVLGMTLVAPRLAARFGTRAMLIGGFAALAAGIGWLALAPADGGYAGHVLPASLVAAAGMALAFVPSLSTAIASAPPADAGVASGLVNTSYQIGSALGLAALAAISAPIAASAGAEAGYGAAFTGAAIIALAGLVAGVALLRAPRQSA